A stretch of Ignavibacteriota bacterium DNA encodes these proteins:
- the hemG gene encoding protoporphyrinogen oxidase, whose product MNMPLPELQYTHADVIVIGSGISGLTAAFRLQEAGRDVLLLEKETRFGGAIRSFRVGEHLVEAGPNSTLETTPLLTELIRDAGVEAEKMYADDRSKKRFILKRGRLIPIPMSPPAFFATPLFSLGAKLRLFREPFIGPSAPDSTESISDFVRRRLGTEFLDYAINPFVAGVYAGDPDTLSVRAAFPKLFELEQKYGGLIRGQIAGARERKRNPEKSKQSARMFSFVDGMETLPRALAARLGRKESGVDVARVERHDQSGVTMYRVHATMAGEAKVYTAPVVILATPAASAARIVGDCDPRAAEALRAIPYPPVAVVITAFRPREGAHPLDGFGFLIPQKERRGILGTIFTSTIFARRTAPGLALLTSFVGGSRQPGNALLPDDDIARLVRAELRELLGIVDEPAFLHITKWEHAIPQYTHGHLDRMHELDDSQHHNPGLHYCCNYRGGISVGDCVKSAHAVVDAILHTTR is encoded by the coding sequence GTGAATATGCCTCTTCCGGAATTGCAGTACACACACGCCGACGTCATCGTAATCGGATCCGGTATTTCCGGCCTCACCGCCGCGTTTCGACTGCAGGAAGCGGGGCGCGACGTGCTGCTGCTGGAGAAAGAGACAAGGTTCGGCGGGGCCATACGGAGTTTCCGCGTGGGTGAACATCTCGTGGAGGCGGGGCCGAACAGCACACTCGAGACCACGCCGCTGCTGACGGAGCTGATCCGCGACGCGGGTGTGGAGGCCGAGAAAATGTACGCCGACGACAGGTCGAAGAAACGATTCATCCTCAAGCGCGGACGACTGATTCCGATACCGATGTCGCCGCCGGCCTTCTTCGCGACGCCGCTGTTTTCACTCGGCGCAAAGCTGCGTCTGTTCCGCGAGCCGTTTATCGGACCGAGTGCTCCGGATTCGACCGAGAGCATTTCCGATTTTGTGCGTCGTCGTCTCGGCACGGAATTTCTCGACTACGCGATCAACCCCTTTGTCGCCGGCGTGTACGCGGGTGATCCCGACACGCTGAGTGTGCGCGCGGCCTTCCCGAAGTTGTTCGAACTCGAGCAGAAGTACGGGGGTCTGATACGCGGCCAGATTGCGGGCGCCCGCGAACGCAAACGGAATCCCGAAAAGTCCAAGCAGTCCGCCAGGATGTTTTCCTTCGTCGACGGAATGGAGACGTTGCCGCGCGCGCTTGCCGCGCGGCTCGGACGGAAGGAGTCGGGCGTGGATGTTGCACGTGTCGAGAGACACGACCAGTCGGGCGTGACGATGTATCGTGTTCACGCGACCATGGCGGGCGAGGCAAAAGTATACACCGCGCCCGTGGTGATACTCGCGACACCCGCGGCTTCGGCCGCGCGAATTGTCGGGGACTGTGATCCGCGCGCCGCGGAGGCCCTACGCGCGATTCCATACCCGCCCGTCGCCGTGGTGATCACCGCGTTCCGGCCCCGCGAGGGAGCGCATCCGCTTGACGGCTTCGGTTTTTTGATCCCGCAGAAGGAGCGTCGCGGCATACTCGGGACGATTTTCACGAGCACGATATTCGCGCGCAGAACCGCACCCGGACTCGCGCTGCTTACATCCTTCGTCGGCGGTTCGCGGCAGCCCGGCAACGCGCTGCTGCCCGACGACGACATCGCGCGTCTTGTGCGCGCGGAGCTGCGCGAGCTGCTCGGCATCGTCGACGAGCCCGCGTTTCTGCACATCACGAAGTGGGAGCACGCGATACCGCAGTACACACACGGCCATCTCGACCGCATGCACGAACTCGACGACTCCCAGCATCACAATCCCGGCCTCCACTACTGCTGCAATTACCGCGGCGGCATCTCCGTCGGCGATTG
- the hemH gene encoding ferrochelatase, protein MDNLGVILLNMGGPTSLDAVRPFLENLFLDKEIISFGPMEFARKPLARFIAKRRAEVVKANYAMIGGKSPLADISRRQADTLADVLRARFGPSVRVSVELGFSYWHPFIEEAMEKLEREGFTNVYLLPLYPHYSKTTSGSCFKTWRNLRRQRRTARPHVRSTKSYHTDPAYIEAVNARINEGLLLFPEARRDNVVLLFSAHGTPVKLVEQGDPYSFQIRATVDAVMETRAHDLPFHLSFQSKVGPAKWLEPDTVKKTLELAAAGVSDLLVVPVAFVSDHIETLHELNIELRREAAHAGITHFEVMPALNESPLFIEALAGLVTRRYQRNGERE, encoded by the coding sequence ATGGACAATCTCGGTGTCATACTCTTGAACATGGGCGGGCCCACGTCGCTCGACGCCGTGCGGCCCTTCCTCGAGAATCTGTTTCTCGACAAGGAGATCATCTCCTTCGGTCCGATGGAATTTGCGCGCAAACCGCTCGCGCGTTTTATCGCCAAACGCCGCGCGGAAGTGGTGAAGGCGAACTACGCCATGATCGGCGGCAAGTCGCCGCTGGCCGACATCAGCAGGCGGCAGGCCGATACACTCGCCGATGTGTTGCGCGCGCGTTTTGGTCCGTCGGTGCGCGTGTCTGTCGAACTGGGTTTCAGCTACTGGCATCCCTTCATCGAGGAGGCGATGGAGAAGCTCGAGCGCGAGGGCTTCACGAATGTGTATCTGCTGCCGCTGTACCCGCATTATTCGAAGACCACGAGCGGATCGTGTTTCAAGACATGGCGCAATCTCCGGCGGCAGCGCCGCACGGCACGGCCCCACGTGCGCAGCACCAAGTCGTATCACACGGATCCGGCCTATATCGAGGCGGTTAACGCGCGCATCAACGAGGGACTGCTGCTGTTTCCCGAAGCGCGGCGCGACAATGTGGTGCTGCTATTCAGCGCGCACGGCACGCCGGTGAAACTCGTCGAGCAGGGTGATCCGTATTCGTTCCAGATACGCGCAACCGTCGATGCGGTCATGGAAACACGCGCGCACGACCTGCCGTTTCATTTGAGCTTTCAGAGCAAGGTGGGTCCGGCAAAGTGGCTCGAACCCGACACCGTGAAGAAGACACTCGAACTCGCCGCCGCGGGTGTGTCGGATCTGCTCGTTGTGCCCGTCGCCTTTGTGAGCGACCACATCGAGACCCTGCACGAACTCAACATCGAATTGCGCCGCGAGGCCGCACACGCGGGCATCACCCATTTCGAAGTCATGCCCGCCCTCAACGAATCGCCCCTCTTTATCGAGGCGCTCGCCGGTCTCGTTACCCGACGCTATCAGCGGAATGGGGAGCGGGAATAG